Part of the Falco cherrug isolate bFalChe1 chromosome 1, bFalChe1.pri, whole genome shotgun sequence genome, ATCCCTTGCCCTTCACCTTACACAGTCACGTCTTGCAGCACCTCAAACAAATATAGAGACATCAGACCCCTGACCATAATGATCCTTTTTGACTTTATGGGCCACTGAAAACCATTCCACAAATACACCTTACCTGCTTTAAAACAGGGGATGTTTGCACTCTTGTTGGTGAGAACAcaaacacttttcattttattctcaaAGGGCAATAATTCCAGCCCCGCATCAGTAAAATTCTGGTTCACAGCCATCAAACCTAGCTGGTTTGTCTGATTTCTAATACTCTTTGCCACAGAGTCTTCACTGCCGTACACCGTGCTGGCATCGAGGAAGGAGCTGACAGCATTGATCTGCTCACGGGTGAACGTCCCGGGATTGCACACTGATGCTGACTGGATGAACGGCATGCAAGAGTTTGACCTCAGCATCCGTGGGTCGTCAGGGGGaaactaaagcaaacaaacaaacgcAATGCCTCAGAAAGCCATGCGGTCTTACTTGTACTGTCTTAAGGTAGCATGGGTTGGATGGAATGAAAGTCAGGGTACCTTAATTGGGAAGCAAGGGGACTTGAAGGCACAGTGGGTCTCACAGTGAAGCTCCGGGTTCACTCCTGCACCGCTGGCAGGGGTCAAGTCTATGTCGTGGTTGACCCACTGGCCCCAGTGCATGAAGACAAGAGAGAGCTCTTCATCTTGAGTGATGTTCTCGTTGGCTGTGTAAGCAATTTCATTTGACACTTTTCGAACCTGCAGgaaatcaaaatgcaaatgtgtGTGACTCTCTACCATGGTGAATTTACCTCAGTATAGCACCCACCATGAGATCATGCATCTTAGATAAGCTCATAAAAGTTAATTATGGCATTAAACATGCCATGCCCCATCTTTATTAAAACAGATGTGATAAGTAACACCCTCTTGACTCCACAGTCATTCAGCCAAGCTTCATGGAAAGCCTTTTACAGCTGGAACTGATGTATGTGCACACCACCAGAAAGTCAAGAAGATAGCTGTGGAACACCCAAGCCTTATCGTTTGTGTAAACATCCTGGTGTATCTGAGCACACTGTGGTGCTGCCCGCGTCAAACCTGGGGATGCATATTTCTGAAAACGTTATGTGGTCCATGCTTTACTCAGTGAAGTATTCACAACCTTTGTGCTCTTGTCTGTCTCCAACAAAAGCATCACTCCAAGTCATAGCTAAACAAGCCTCAAATCAGCAGCTGAAATCAGAGGAAGGGATCAAGCAATGTACAGTCTCAATGTTGCCACTGTTTACATTTCTGATGGATGCAGCGTCCACTGCTGTTATCTGGACAAGAGAACAGTTCTCACCAGCGGGAGTGGAAACCCATTGTACAGCTTTCCTTCACTCGCCCCTCTGGGAACTGACACTCCATCTTCATACACCGCTGGGAGCCAGCGGGCAAACGCGTGGTTCGAGGACCCCAGATGGGAATGCCTTCTGGAGcatcacaggaagaaaagcaaacactggtattatttcagaaacaaacaggCTTGTACAGACTAATATTTTGCAGCCCTTTAATATGTGTCTGATTAGTCTGGTAACCGAGGTGATAGCCAGAAAACACTGAGAAGTAAATAATACCAAGATTATTACTACCGaggaaaatgaactttttttgaCATTAAGATTCCTTGTGCCATTATCTGTGTTACACCTCTGTGTCTGCTGCTGCACACAAAATCAGTCTCACAGGAGGGCCATCACCTGTGATCAGGGTGGCCGTGCCTTTGCCCAGCTGAGGGCTGGAAGCTTCCAAGGATGAAGATCCTCCACCTCCCTGCAGACCATGCCAGTGCTACCCCTTCAGGAAGTTTTTCCCCATGTCCAACACAGAACCTCTCAAAATGCAATCTGCAGCTGAGCCCGCTTGTTATCTTGCCTCACACTGCTCAGAAGAATTTGAATCGGTAAACTCAGCAACATTTGTTTCAGAAGAACAATAATGCTGATTGAGCCCTAAGGACACAGAAACACAAGTTGTTTTGGGGAAACTGAAtatcagctgctgctgtgcaccagctctgtttttaaattcttcaatCCACAAAACCTGTGTAGTAACTGCCTACACTGAAAAAGGAGTGGTATACCCAAAATGtacagctgtgtgctgtgaAAGAAGAGCGTGCCCTAGACCAATTGCCACACCATAGCTAAAGCAATTCCATCAAATATTGAGAGCCCAGTACAGCCACGGTTCTTGTTTTGATTGCTATTACTGTCCCTGCAGGCGGATTTTTGCAAAATATCCAAGTGCTAACTCACGGTGGGCATCTCAAGCTGAGCAAGATCCTTAGAAAAATGTTAACGTATGACAAAGTCCCCTTGCTTCTGAGTGCCTTGTTATCTCCCTGGCAGCCCACTAAATTAGCAAGCCCAAGGACAGCCCTACTCTCAGCCTAAAAGTCAGCATGGgcactgctgtccccagggagctgAAGGCTCTGGGTCTGAGGGTGCAGACTGACTGTAACACTAGCACCGTGAGTGTGAGCTCCCTGCACGTGTGATGCAGAGTTGTGCTATGTCTTCACATCTGGCACATCTGTTTCACGCCAGATGCACATCAGATGCAAGCCCCACTCAGACCTAGGGGCTGGAGTTAGCACACCAGGCAGCAAATCTGTGGCAGAACAGGACAACAAGCCTTGACTTCCAAATATTAGGCTAGAAATTTAGCTAtcttctggtaaaaaaaaaaaaaaaaaaaaaaaaagataacaaggaaataaatgaataaatgtttGATCCCAGGTTTAAACCAGAGGGAAGCTATGTGCAAAAAGCCAAAGAGCTCACATCTTCAGATTAAGGTTACACAATACACAAAGCTAGAAGATCTAATAATTAAAGTCTTAGTTACTTCCCATCCTTACGCATCAACAGTAGCCACACAGATATGATGAGAGCTGAATATTTTCATAGGAACCAACCTGTGGAAATTAGTATTATCCATGCTACGGAAGAGTGGAGGGGTGACTTCCTGGAGCCTCAAGCTGAGTGAGAGGCTGGGTGTCATAGCCCCAAAATCCGCTTTCCTCAACTTTTcacctctccccaccccaagAAGTCCCTTCCTTCATCCAAAGCAACATGTGGAGAACAATGGGCTCAAATCCAAAAGTTtcaagaaatgacaaaaaaaagaacGTTTCAATAAAGTTTTTCCTGCCAGGCATAGatagaaaagaaacatctgttacaggcaccactgaaaggagcACTTCACTCTTCTTGCCCTGTTGAAAGGTCCTTACACAAATTACCTTAAGCTGTCTACCCAGGGTCAAAGTACAGACTTGAGACTCTCCCTGTGCACACAAATCCTACCTGTTGTTACACTCCCCCGTAATGGTCCGGTAAATATCATGCTTTGGGCATTTAATGGAACGAATTTGATAGTCACAGCCAGTTTCTTTGGAAATCAcctccttctgttttctgtccaGTAGGTCTGTAAGAGAAACCATGCAAAATAACatcttcttttacttttttatttcagcttcttatTATTCTAGATCAATGCTTAAGTCAGCTGAGTCCGAGCCGTGTATATATAACATCTGAGTTGGAACTGTTTATTTGGTGCCTAAGGCCATCTGTGGATCAGCTCTCACCTCTGCACTAGGGAAACTGGGATGGCATGGAACAACTTTCCAAGGGAACATGGGGGAGAATCATCAGCAACAACATTTTGCCCTAAACTGGGAATAAAATTACGATCACGCAGTGTATTACAACCTGGGCAGGTGGGTGTGAGGACCAGAAGTGGAAGGTGAGCTTCTGTCTCGGTGGTCAGAGCCTCCTGGCATTCAGCACATTTTGTCTCAGGTTTATCACACTTACTGTTAAGCTGTTTTTCTCATCAAACTGCCAAAGATGATGAATAAAATACCAGATGGTCTGGTCTGCCTCTGAGCATGCTTAAAGTCTATTCACCTGGGGCTGTTGTGGGGAGGGGTTTTACTACCAGCTATTTGCATCGTGGCAGAGCGGCTCTCTGTCACCTGTTGTGACAGGTTTTCTGCTCTCAGCTTTTTGTAAGACATTCTGGTCTGAACCACATTACCTGTAACATTGAATCTCCATTTCCCAGAGATATGCAGCCTTATTTTGAGGAGTTTCAAAGTAGTTTCCAAGTAATCGGCAGCACGAACTGCAGACCTGGTTCTTCCTACTGGGTCCTTTAAGTGCTTCAGGAAATCCATTGGGTTGGCAAACTTTTCCTCTAGTTTTCTCTTTAAGCTGAAGATAAAAAAGTCCCATGAAGCACCTTCTCTGCAATCAGATCTCCTCTGCCAGGTATGCTGGGTGTACTTAGACATGACAGCACTGCTGGGTCCCAGGCAGGCTCTGCTCACCTAGGACAAGCTGGCTGCTCATCAGCTTTGCACATCATCTCAGATTTTGGCAAACAAATCATTGTGATCCCCTACTTCAAGTCTGCATTATGTCCTTGTCACAATAAATCTTGTAATATGATGTGAAAAGCTAAATCAATGGAAAACTGGGTATTCAGTGACTGGATAAAATTTTACACTTAGTATGTCACAAGATATATTCTACGAAGAGAGAGACAACCTTGGTCGTTGCATCTTTTCCCAGTCCTATGGCTCTTTCTTGCACAAATGAAAAACCTTCTGCAGGTTGGGTGGAGAGAGACCCCTTCCCAAAGCATCCTGCTGCCTGGAACCAGCCTTTTGGGGCCATATCCCGGGGAGAGATACCTGGGGCCTGGCTTCCACCAAGACTTATTTGTGACAGGGTGCTCGTCTGCACAGCTGTGGTCCTTCCAAAGCAGGGCAGAACTTCGGCAGCCAGGAGAGGACTTCACACGTGTCCAGTGTGCCCGTACCAGTATGGACTGCTGAGGGGTGTGCAGGGTGGAGAGGAGGCAATGGGTTCTGAAGGGTGATGAAGGGTGGCCCTAGGACTGAGATGAGATGCTAGAATCCAACCAGACTTGGGCAAATGGATCTCTCCAGCTATGACAGGCAGAGCCCTTGAATGAAGGCATCTCCATAATAAATATGCattggaaaacagaagaaacaccatatattttcttttgttgcttaTGATGTCGAGGCCCTCATGCAAAAAGGACTTACCTTTGTCGAGCATGTAAATATGCTGTGTCTACCAGCTGCCTCGCTTCATTAATGCTGCTCAGAAGAAATGAATCTGATAGCACCTCTGATTCCTCTactaaaaaagaagaaaaagcagaaattgagGATACTTTGCAACGTACACCAGGAGCTACACTTCCCACCCAtcgctgggtgctggggtgcacTGGTTAGCTTTACACTCAGTTTCCACTGTGTGTTTGGTGCTACCTGGGCACCTTTATCTGTGTTTCTCTTGCTCATCTGCTTCATCCCATTGCTGAGGTCCTGAAAGTCACAGGATGAGAAGTGACTGTAAAAGAGTAGCTTATCGTCCATTTCATAGAATTGGCTCTGATGGCTTTGGGAGGCTTTTAGGGAGTTAATTTTCATGCTTCTTTTTGAAGCTATTCTTCCCTGTAAGAAGGGAAATGCACAGAAGCACCCAAACACAGGATCTCTGACCCAGTTTCCCCACCATAAAATAATGACCACATGCTTGGAAGACCTGTTGGTTGAATAAGCAATTTCCTTAGTCAAGTTTCTTAGGTATTAACTTCATTGTTAGTGGGTGAAGCTACAGGatatttcaaatttatattGAAGCTCTATCTAATTAGGATCTCAAGAGTGAGTTTTGGCTCACACCCTTTCAAAAACAGTAGCAgctgaaggagaagcagaaacttACTATTTAATGAGGAATCCATTGCCCCGACTAGGCAGAGAGTGATGATAGATCCTAAGAGAGTAATTCTTGGTTTTATGCCTAGAGAGAAATGCAACATAAACCTTCTGAATGGGCAGGGCTTCACTGAAACATCAGAAGAGATTGACAGGTTTGGTTTGAATATTTCTTGCAGGATCCAGGAATAAAACACAGCAGCCCGCTGACCAGGTCTGTAAGTGGgactctggctggcaaggcctcTAGGTGTTGGCAAGATGCAGGGCATGTGGCATGGGGCATCCCTGTGGCATGGGACATGCAGTAAACGGGGCTGAGTAACTGCCAAGGAGGAGATAGCCAAGTAGCGTCCACGCTTCAGTGATGGGGACTACTGGGAAGGTGCATTGGGAGAGGGCAGAGTCCTGGTGTCCTGCCTTCGGGAAGGTCCTTCTCAGATGGCTTATGTAAAGGAGGTTAAACCTCACACATCACTCCCTGCCCTCCCGTCCTGTTACTGAGCAAGACAAGCTGCTACATCTAGCACCAGTCCTCCAGCCTTCAATCACCTCTATTAGCCTTCTTGATGCTCCCTGAAACTTGTCTCTATGCCTTTTTCACATCAGCACTAGAAATGTGTGCTATCTGTTCCTATCAGCATCATATACGAAAGGAGACCTTTCAccaaaaagttacaaaaagatatattttaagtaatttagtcaacattttaactgtttagaacaggaaaaacagaaaatttggaAAAACTATCAAACTTCTCACAGTAGGGCAGGTTATGTTACATTTACCATCTGTGGAAATTCTTCAGACATCTACACAGGGATTGAAGGCCACTTATTCCTTGTAATCTTATATTGTAGGGTATCAGTACATGAGgcagaaaagctgccttttcttgcttctcaaaataaatgtattccacatacgggggggggggggggggggggggggggggggagaagtaAGTACAAAGGACCACCAACCTCCTAACGCTCTACTCCGTCTCCTCATCTCCTGGGGGGAACATGCCAATACACACACCAGAAATACCAAATCAGTCAAATACagatataaaattaaaaagcactgATCTTACCTGTCATTTCTGCAGAGCTAGTAGGACTCAGGAGCAAGCCCATCCTTTATAGCACCTGGACCAGGGCAGAAATGAGCCAGGTCTGACCTGGGTGGGGACAAAAAGGGAGAAACTGGGACCAGACTGAGCCAAGAGGAAATTTCTGCTGGCTCATTGTGCTGGATTAAACAGAAAAGTGCACACTTCTCCATTCCTTCTGAGTGCATGTTGACTTCCTTTTTGGCAAACCAGTGAACAGGAATAAAGAATAAAGGCACACATATCTTTTCTGCAAATGAAAGAGATTAGGTAAAAGATGATGGTGgaatctggcttttttttccctgttggtTGACGTCTCTGATGGTTTGGGAAGTCAGAAATGTGTCGTTTTACCAATATGCAGTTGTGGAGTGTACTGAGGAGTATACTTTGTGtatatttgtgtatttgtgGAGTACACAGCATGTCTGAGTGGTGGACCTGCCAAAACCTGTATCCAGGAAAACCAAAGTCGTGTCCCATTTAAAATTGCTTAGTGAGATGGTTTGTATAATTAAAGTGTGATTTGGAAATGCATGTAAAGTAACTGCTGATCATTGTGGATGACAAAGGTTGGACAAAGAAGACATTCACACTGAGCAAGCTCAAAATTTCTCCAGTAAGATCATATGCATAGTAATATGGACCATCACTAGGTTGTATCTGTGCAAATAAGAACAGACCAGAGCTGCCAAATGGGAGATTCTATCCTGAAGCATCTGGAAAGGAACAAGTTGTTGGGCCAGCCAAGCACTTCAATGCAGATTACAACAGCTATATGGTAGGAAAAAGGGCCGTAGTTCAGTGGAGAAATGGGAAGGTCACAGACGTAATTCTTTGAACATCAGTCAGGCTGATCACAAAAGACAAT contains:
- the LOC102052208 gene encoding myeloperoxidase, with protein sequence MLHFSLGIKPRITLLGSIITLCLVGAMDSSLNKESEVLSDSFLLSSINEARQLVDTAYLHARQSLKRKLEEKFANPMDFLKHLKDPVGRTRSAVRAADYLETTLKLLKIRLHISGKWRFNVTDLLDRKQKEVISKETGCDYQIRSIKCPKHDIYRTITGECNNRRHSHLGSSNHAFARWLPAVYEDGVSVPRGASEGKLYNGFPLPLVRKVSNEIAYTANENITQDEELSLVFMHWGQWVNHDIDLTPASGAGVNPELHCETHCAFKSPCFPIKFPPDDPRMLRSNSCMPFIQSASVCNPGTFTREQINAVSSFLDASTVYGSEDSVAKSIRNQTNQLGLMAVNQNFTDAGLELLPFENKMKSVCVLTNKSANIPCFKAGDKRVTENLGLSALHTVFLREHNRLVTELKKLNPHWDGEKLYQESRKIVIAINQIITYRDYLPLLLAEETSKWIPLYSGYNETVDPRVSNVFSLAFRFGHTSVQPFVSRLNNSFQPLGSFSHVPLHLTFCATWRIIKEGGIDPLIRGMVANHAKLMKQNQLLVEELQNHLFEQTEIMGLDLAALNMQRGRDHGLPGYNAWRRFCGLSQPQNVDELSEVLGNSKLAKKFMDLYGTPDNIDLWIGAIAEPFAPHGRVGPLLACIIGTQFRNLRDGDRFWWEKPGVFTQQQLHALRNISLPMVICDNTRIKKIPRDVFKVNSYPENFVDCHEIDTLDLSPWKDEPESGAKGTQLSEVCHKS